The DNA region ATTGGATCAGCACAATGCTGAGCTCCAGAAACATCATAACCACGCTTTGTGGCGAAGCACTTAGATTCAAAGCAGGCAGAGGTTGTCCGCAAGGAGGTGTACTATCACCCCTTCTCTGGTCACTTCTGGTTGATGATCTAATTGCAATTATCAGCTCGCTTGACGTATATGTTCAGGCTTACGCTGACGACATAGTTGTTTTACTGGCGGGCAATGACGATGTAACCATCTCAGATgctcttcaggaaacactaacAGTAATTCAGGGTTGGTGTGATGGGAAGCAGTTAGGGGTGAACCCCTCCAAGACCCTGATTGTCCCCTTTACCAGGAGAAGGAAATTTTAAATCTTTCCTCCAACTCTCTATGGTAAGACCATTCCACTCGTAGAGGAGGCCAAATATCTAGGCATTACCCTGGATAGGAAGCTTCTAtggaactcccatgtggaaAAAGTCGTCCACAAAGCCAGGCACTCCCTATGGGCCTGCCAAAGGATCTGTGGAAGGACATGGGGGATAGCGCCTAAGCAGCTCCGCTGGCTatacgtcacggtgatcagaccatTGATCACCTATGGCTGTGTCGCCTGGTGGTTCTGCACTGAACGCGTTCTAACCCAAAACAAACTTTCCAAACTCCAAAGAACGGcttgcctcatgatttcgggggcattccgctctactccaacttcgtccatggagatgctattagacctccctccccttcacatttttgtccagggagaggcaagactagcaacccacaggctccaccaccttaccgtaaacgagcctgacaaactcactttcgtgttcagtcgtctgtcggcccaactggaggctgacggggtgatgggcatgagaactgatcaaataatcacAAAAACCAGCACCGAGGGAACATTcgtttctctgattccaagcagagacgaatggctccatcacaaggatttctatttacaaggaccttgctggtttactgatggctccagaaccagtcagggatctggagccggagtctacagccgtagaccgctgaccaaactcagtgctagtctgggaaagtcggcgacagcttttcaggcagaaatcttcgccattgatctgtgcgcaggccatttacttgacagtggctgggcgggcagatcgataaaaatccttacggatagtcaagctgcgattaaatctctcgcggcagacaaatgcaactcggcacaggtatttgaatgcagatctaaactcaccaaattgggaagtttaaacagactgcaactgatttggatacctggacactctggcttcagtggcaacgatgtatcggatcctctggccagagaaggcgcgacatcaacgcttattggcccggaacccagtataggaattcctaattccttaatcagggaccgaaacaacagctggataaggcaaaaggtcctggagcactggcgcaaccgtcctggattgcgtcactctcatagggctatttcagtgcctcccagcccatacaccagtcgctggctagaattttctagaactaatctgagatccataatagcggcttttacaggacactgcagactcagagcccacctcaaaaaactcaacatcgtcaatgacccactctgcagactctgcttagaggaagacgaaacaattgagcatatcctctgtgactgcccggcggcagacagggtcagactcggagttttcggctctccgaagatgatcctagaggaactcaagaatcactccccctccgacatcatctcctttttgggtaggatgggactagagggagagatttagctctttgagcatgcttgtgtgctacaatagaccgttggtcgcggtggcaggtttgggttagtccgtccaacacacccagcaatcagtaatcagtaatcaaaattgaaatctgtgcttctaagccgccatattcttgctaaatttccaattgtcgccactgtgtttgatagagtcactgtatttttTCAGTGCGCTATCTATTCTCTGTTTCTTTAATCTATGCTAGTAACATCATCTACTTTAAAAATATTCTGTAAATTTTGCTTTTTGCTTAATGAAAGTACCTCAAACTGACAAAAtattaattaaaagaaaaattcttgaaaaccgttgagaattcagacatagttgtatTATCAAACTAATTTTCacatttaacaaggaattcaaaaatgtaaaaatatatagggtgttttattcaaaataacgaagttgatagctgtgcagaagaaacgaaacactttgtataatTCTAAATagttttaggagatgctctactaaAAAGAAGAAAGTTTTATTCCAAACTCTCTTTCGTAATGTTACTAGAATTAGAGTAGGTAATCGACTGCTACCCCATGGCGCGGACAACCTGGTATATAAAATTGTTATATTGTTCAAGGACCATATAGAGACGCAAGTTTGACCTCTCCATCAATGAGTCCTTTTGGGACTATTTTCGACTGAGATAAGAAAATCCGCCATTTTTGTCGTCTATACAATTGACACCCTTTTTTAATGTTATTCTGATGATGTACCTACCATCATTGTTAATGACCGTTTAAGGTTCCTCTTGACTTTGATATTCGCATATTTCTAAAGGCGTAGCATAATCGGATATTTCTGAAGGCTTAGCATAACAATACGATTTAAAATAGCTCCAAATCTGTGCTGATGGGTGTTCCGAGATTTTAGAATAAACTGGACAGCCTTAAATCATCCTAGATTTTAACGAaacatattattttttctacatcAACTAAAAATTCTGAAATAGAGTCTGTTGGGATATACATTCAAAAGAATGTGGCGCCCTGGCTGTGAAGTGAGGACATTTTTGCGCGAAGAAATAAGGACTATACAGATATAATATAACTTGTGATCTGTTTATCAATGAGTTCAACCTATTGGGGACCATTTTCTGCCGAGATAAGCAAATCTGGCATCTTTACTGCTGGTCATCACAACTGACAATCTTTTTAATGATATTCTGATGACATGCTGTCATTATTAATGACCATTTAAGTACCCTTTTGACCCTTATTATAAGCTTACGCATGGTCCTTTTGAAGGCGGAGCATAACAACAGGATTTACAAGAACTCCAAATTACTTGTGTTCTGAGAATTTCAAATGAATCGAGCGGCTTGAAATCATTTtagattttgaagaaacatgtACGGTTtccgaaaataatttcattgaaagtGGTAAATTATCGTATGTTTATATGGACCGCTGACCGTTCTCTGAATCAGTTCTGACCATGACCATAGACTTATTACCCCATTCGTCGTTAAATTTTCGGAATCTGTATGATATTGGAATGAACAATCCTATTGAACGAGCCATAAAGGAGGCAAATTCAATAGAGATTGATTTGTTTCAGATATCTATTTTCAGCCTGAAGAGATATTTTGAAGATACACAAAGGTGTTATTAAAATCTCGTTTCTATTTGAAAAGCAATAATTTTGTTAAGtttagaatatttttttttattccttcttTGAGGTTTAAAATTTTATAGCAATTGTAAATTGGCTTTGCCGTttatattcaataaataaataaataaataaatttacaaTTTCACCGCTATCATATTTATCACAATTCTTGATCATTTGTacattgatttgatttgatggTATGTGACTCATTTATTTAGCTGTATGATTTCATTGAACCACATTGAATACTCAAACCATCTTTATTTCATAGAAATTCCATGCTTGAACTTGGTTTAAGAATTTGATCCTCGTTGAAACGCTTCTTACGGCAGTAAATTGTCCCTAAGTGGTAGcacccaccaaagtagcgtagcacagacatggcacatacatgacaaaggcgattaataattttcagatatcgcatatctgagtgaagtttcagttattattttgcatcgcctttgtgatgtatgtgccatgtcggtattacgctactttggtgggtgCCCTCCCAtagtttcaacaattttttattaTCATCAACAAGTAGTTTAATAGtgaaaactgaaataaaatCACAAAGAATATTTCCAAGAACAATATTTGCTAGGCTATAGAATTATTCATGGTCGAGGAATTAGGGGGGGGGACATCCACCGAAAGAGCGCATGTGCACGAGAACCTAACCATGTCCGGCGCAGGTATATATTCCGATGCAGCTGTGGACTTCGTCaaaccacagaacacaccgATATAGAAGGGAAACTCCCCTACTAAGAAGTGGGGTCAAgtttcagcgcccccatgcggtggTTCGAGGAAATAAAAGCGCCCTCTGGCGGTcggaattcgaaacaaatgagcgggaaaatttgaaatgcttcctatttaaaatcatttgatttgatttttgaagttcGGGATTGAAACAACGTACTGGAATGAGTTAATATAGCATGTCAAGATGCTATATTACCATTCCAGTACGAGTTGTTTCAAATCCAATGTTCTCAGAAGCTTGAtgacttgaataaaaaaaacacatatgtaggcaatgatataactatatttcttcataaataaatcatatatacatcacagtgtatggccttatatgtaaagaataaaataaaaataattctaatgtccatataatatacatcaaagtttatgggtttataagtaaaaaataaaatagaaataattctaatgtccatataatatacatcaaagtgtatgggtttatgagtacaaaataaaatagaaataattctaatgtccatatatacatcaaagtgtatggacttgataggaaaaaaataaaatagaaatgattctaatgtcgatatatacatcaaagtgtatgggcatatatgtaaaatataaaataaaagtaattatAATGTCCTATGGGAATTATTCGTTATAGGACTGAAGGAaaacactgttttttttttaacttagtcgacgtttcatcagtactttgctgattttttcaattcaattcaatttgggaGAACCCTTCATCATAAAGCACTAATATTCATGtaaccaataattcccatatatatgtaaaaaataaattcacacttTCACTCAAAATAGGATTTTCGTATTTGTTCAGTACTTTTAGCAGTCAACAAGGGATTACAAACTTTTTCCATCCAAAGTTTGATAATTTCCGGTTGTTTATTATCTGCTTCAGGAAACCGATGACGTCTACTAGTCTTATCACCACAGTTCGGCacacaaaatttattgcttttaatatttctattttccgacatcttattcaattatcagaaaaaacacttAGGAATCACGATGCACTTCACACTGCAGACAAAGACGAAAAGAATGAGGTTATGGAAATGTTTACAAACGTAAAATCAGCGATGGAAGCGACCCCATGCGGTGGTTCAACAAACTAAATAAGGGGTCCAGTTTTTGTAGCTGAGTTTCCCCTctatcttgacttactttatgcgtCAAACGTTAAGAACGGTGACTCTAACAGTGACGAGTGAATCTAGTGGTGACCCTTGTTTGAGAAACGATTAAAATTACGGCTGTCTGCTGTTATAAGTGCATCTTCGTTCGTCTTGCTAAATTTCTCAGTTTCTATCGATAATGGATGTTGACTTGTTGATAAGTGAAATATTCGTCAGGCCCCCACTATGGGATCAAAACAACAAGAATCACCACAACAGGTTCATTTCAGACAAACTGTGGGGACAGGTGGCGCATAAATTACATACTAAACGTAAGTAACATCGCTTTATCTGTTTTAAGATAAGAATATAGCATTTGATACGTCCTAGTTTATTAGTTTTTGAAAATGTCCAGtttgaaaatatcgaaaatactTTTGTTTTTATACAGAGGCTCTATGCTAAaatttaacagtatattctaaTCCCAAGACTTTACTAAAGAGTCTAACTCTAATTACCTAAAATTCAGTTCACTTGATTTTCCCTTCAAGAATTCCTTACCAAGGTTTCCCCTCTCTTCCATGTCATCGAAAATCCATAtataaacttattattattattaatttaaaTTTATCAATTGCTTTTTATCTTCTACTTTCGGATAATCATCAAACAAACTAATGAGACAtatcttattttttatttttgttaccTCTAATTATTGCTTTCGTATAATTTTTTCAgtcaaatgaatttttaaatacttatttcaattatttcagcGATCACAGTGCAAAGGAAATGGAAAATTTTACGCGAAAAATTCAGAGCTTCATTCGCTTCCGTTCCTAAATCAAAATCCGGAGATGTTCAGTTAAGGGACTACAAAGGTGAATGGAAATACTTCAAAAGTTTGTTTTTTTTGAAGTACCAATTCGCCCTCCTCGAGGAAGATATTGACGATATATCGATCAAGAAAGAACGAACTGGATCACCACACAATGTTTCTAGCACCAGATCTCCTTCCGGACCGTCAAATGCCACTGAACAGAAACCAGAAGGATCAAGCAGTTCACGAAAAAGAAGTGTACACACAGATGACACACTGGATATCTTACACCAAAAGAGACCCaaaattgatgatgatgataatgaggatttgaattttttcaaaagtttACTACCTCATCTGAAGTCATTATCATCGCATGataaattggagtatcgaattAAACTATTGAGAGTAACTCAAGAATTTTCCAAGAATGTTTGAATATTCCAGAGATCGTACTGATGTCATGAAGAGTGTTAGTGACCCACGTTTTTATTTATGCTTTTTCTACAAATACATCGTTATGTAATTCATTCAACTATAAATGTACAATAATTTCGAGTGAATAAATTTTGTAATATATGTAATATATCGTTATGTAATTCATTCAACTATAAATGTACAATAATTTCGAGTGAATAAATTTTGTGATATAATACTTACCTGAATGTTTTAATTATTCGCTTTCCTGGCTAGACAGGTCTATACCACCAGTTTTTCTATAATTCATTCGTTTTGTTCGATATCATGTAGCCATCTAGATTTCGTGCCAAAAATTCTCCACCTATCCTAGGGACGGGCCCAACTTTTTTGAAGTACCCCGTAAATTTCTTTGACTCTACAAGGACCATAGATACATAATAGATTGTTACCTCTTCATCAGTGAGTTACAATCCTTTTGGGATCATTTTCGGCCGAGATAACCGGTACTCTAACTGCTAGAAAATATAactgacaatttttttaaaatttcattctgATGATGTATTATTGAGACAATAATGGTCGTATCGCCGTATCATTGAATTAAGATTAAATTATCAATTGTAAATGTCCAGCcccataaagcttgatcgggggatcaacgcttgattgacgaatagacgtcaatttgttttcaatcgataattcagtcatgatcattcagaatatcattctcgcaccattatgatgtttatacgtccattctattattctcaattgctacctCTACTTCTTCAgtttattcagaaatgaaaaggtttcagtgattcaGTTTCATAAATCGAGTGActctgtcaaatcgttgatatTGGTCCtactaagacccgtttgcaccaaacgcacttagtggtgtgccttaaaatgaacccttaacttaaattacgttgcaccaactgttaagtgacatttaaatggctaaagcttgccttaaatttaagcgctcctgtaatgaccacttaggtatttaagggcgggattctaacctaaaataatttgttgaactggctgcagaacttcccgtttttgatggattttgaaaattgaatgaattcattactgaataccaagccttttcttttgcctttattgtaatgccatcagtgttttttaattttcaatttggtgtcagaaatcatactatagttagcaacaaactcttttcttctgttgagaagttgagtgtccTTCGAAAATTActaccacttgcttggcaatgattcaccgtattcgtactaacaagggcaataaggacattttcaacattagtaaaacaaattcatacAAGGCCTTACAAAGAAAGAGTTGATGTTAAATCTGGCAACGCCTCCCCTATTGACAACTTTGCGAACCTCAGGGTTGGTGGGGTTCTGTCAGTACCGAGAAGTCGAGAAAGTTTAGAAACGAGTGGGGATGAAGGGATAAAATGAGCGGATTCGGACAGAAAGGGTCTCTTCCACATTACGACGAAAACGAGTGAGTACCTTTTTGAAATAGATTTAACTGTATATTTCTTGTGTGTGAATAAAAATCTAGACTGTAGTGAAAGTGCTCATCTCTCTTTTACCAACCCACAAAATTACCTGTCCGAGATCGAATATTCCTATAAATTCctatttcgaaattcaacatctgGCGACCGTGACAGGACTTAGTGTAGGAATTCGGAggtaatttttgttcgaaaatggATCAAAGGAAGAGGACGATCAGTCGCATCTCCTTCACGAAGGCACTCAGATCCCTGAACGCCTTGATGGATCAAGAAAAATCAAGTACGGTGGAGATTAAATCGGCCTTTGAAGGACTAGAGAGAAGATACCAGGAGCTTGAAGAAATTTCCAAGAAGATCCTAGAAGAAATGTTCATCGCTGAAGATATTGAGGAAGAAGATTTAGAAAAGACTTCCGAGGAAAACTTAAGGTACGAGAGCCAATTCTTGACAGCGAGATGCATGTTCGAAGAAAGGATGGCTTCGATTCAAGAAAAGGCTCAAAGTGTCAGCAGCAGTGGAAATTCTACGTCCAGAGCGAGGTGCAATCTTCCAAAAGTGGAACTGGCCAAATTCAGCGGAGATATTCGTGAGTGGCTGAAATTTTGGAGTCTTTTCAGTAAGATTCACGAGGACACTGGACTACGCGATGAGGACAAGTTCCAGTATCTGATGCAGTCAATGGTACCAGGATCCAGAGCAGCAGATCTAGTGAATAGTTACCCTCCGGTCGGGGAAAACTATCAAAAGGCCATCGAAGGTCTGACAAAACGTTTCGGGCGCGAGGATTTGCAAATTGAGGTGTA from Coccinella septempunctata chromosome 1, icCocSept1.1, whole genome shotgun sequence includes:
- the LOC123317754 gene encoding uncharacterized protein LOC123317754; amino-acid sequence: MDVDLLISEIFVRPPLWDQNNKNHHNRFISDKLWGQVAHKLHTKPITVQRKWKILREKFRASFASVPKSKSGDVQLRDYKGEWKYFKSLFFLKYQFALLEEDIDDISIKKERTGSPHNVSSTRSPSGPSNATEQKPEGSSSSRKRSVHTDDTLDILHQKRPKIDDDDNEDLNFFKSLLPHLKSLSSHDKLEYRIKLLRVTQEFSKNV